Within the Cinclus cinclus chromosome 12, bCinCin1.1, whole genome shotgun sequence genome, the region CCGCGATGAAGATGATGCAGGTCACACCCTCAAAGCAATGGATCCACTTCTTCCTCTCCGAGCGCTGTCCACCCACGTCAAACATCCTAGGGAGGACAAGGGAGGGTCAGCACCCCCTactccctgcccacccctggcACCTGCCTTCACTGGGGGTCTGGTCCCCACCTGAAGTTGAGGTCTTTGAAGGAGAACTGGGTCTCAATGATGCCAGTTGTCTTGACACGGGAACGCAGCACGTCCTGCTCTGTGGGGACGTAGCCGGGGGTCACCAGGCGCTCCAGGTCTGACAGGTAGCTGGCCGGGCACACAGTGGACATGAGACATGGCTTGGAACTCCCTCGTGCCTCCCACACCCACACGCCCTGCCCCCACATACTAGCCAGCAGAGTCATTGAGCTGGTACTCGGAGGCGCGGTCAAAGCAGGCTTGGATGCCTGAATCCTTCCAGAGCCGTCCAATGATTTCTGACATCTCCTTGGGCATGGTCCCCTCCTCGATGGTATCCGAGAGGTGCAGCAGCTTACGGGCATCATCCTAGGAGGGAAAGGGGTTCAGTGGGGCCTGCGGGACTGGGGAGAAACCCTGCCCAACATGGAATGCTCCTCACCTGGCGAGCTGTGTCCCCGTACTGGATGTTGAGGGTGGTCATGGCCCGCACGATGGCCAGCATGGACTGGAGCGTGTTGCTGTAAATGATGGCAATGAACTCCAGGCATTCCTCCAGTGAGTAGCCGTCCTGGTGGATGATCCTGGCCGGGGAAGATCACAGGCATGGGGCTGAGCTAGGTGCCATTGAACTGAGCCACACCATGGATGCACCCCATGGCAGTGCCAtggggcagagtcaggcacAGTGGCATGGGGCACCCCATGGCTGCAGTGTGGGGCAGACACTTTGCATGGTGGGCACGATCAAGTgacccccctcccctccccttggCACTTACTTCATCTGCTTGACAATGGTGCTCTTCCCCGACTCCCCTGCTCCTAAAGGGACAAAACATGGTGGTGCCCATGCCATAGGCACCCCCAGCTGAGCCCTGGACTGGCTCACTGAGAACCTTGGTGCCTGAAATGGCTGCAGGCACTGTTGGCTCTGCCAGGTCCATAGCTCAGGGTGTGTATTAGGATTAACAGCCTAGTGCCAGTGGCATTAAGGTTAGGCTGAGCCGCCGTGTCTAATGGGATctgaggcagctcagccagggaCACTCTCGGGAACCCAAGGGAGGGGTTGGGGACATGGTGGGGTGGGGACATTGCAACCCTGCCATGCACCACCCAATGCCCCAAACTTGTGGCTGTGCAGGGGCATGTGTCCTGGACTAGGCTGTGAGGACAGTGATGCCACCCATGGTCCCACTACATACACAGCACCCCAGTCCTCAGGCACCACTGGgagactgggaaggactgggaaggacacacagcacagggagccTCAGGGACAGACATGGAGTGGTGGTATGGGCTGCATGGGGTTCCTTaggaggatggggcaggggtGCTGACGGGCTGGGGTGGTGATACGTAGTGTTGGTGAAGGCTCTTAAGATGTGTTGGTTGGGgctgggggactggggggatgtTAGGTAGGCTGGTTGGGTTCAGGGATATATGGAAGCCAGGAGATCTTAGGGTGGATCTTAGGACCTAAGGATCTCAGGATCTCATCTTCTTGAGATGGTCTGTTGTGTTTGGGGTGCCTGGTAGGAGGTGTTGAGCAAGTTGGGATAAGCTGTTTTTGGGGatcctgggaatgggggagtTGTTGGGGTGGCTGGTTGGGTTTAGGGGTGctaagggagagaggaaaacattGGGTAGGCTTTTGGGATTGACTGGTTGGCTTTAGGGATGCTGTGGAGGTCAGAGGACTGCTAGGGTGGGCTGAGCCAaggagggttttggggtgctTAGGAGCAGGGGCCTGGCGAATGTTGAACTGGTTGGGTTTACAGTGGGGTCAGGGAAACTTAGGGTGTTTTACTGGGGAGGGTTGGTTGGTTTTAGGGATGCCTGGGAGTAGGAGGCTGTTGGGGGCATTCCTGGGTTGCACCAGCTTAAAAGTGCTGGAGGCATCAGGGAAACATTGGGTGGGCTATTGAGATGGGGAGGTTTGGTTTAGGGCTGCTGGGAGTGGGTGTGATGTTGGGGTGGGCTGCTTGGTTTTAAGGGTCCTGGGTGAGTCAGGAGAATGCTGAATGAACTGTGAGGGTGGGCTGCTTGGGTTTGGGGGTCCATCTGGGAGCCACGGGAATGTTGGATTGGCTGGCTGGGTTCAGGGGCAGCTGTGGGGTGTGCTGGTTGGGTTGAGGGGTGCTGGTAGGTTTCAGGGGCGCATTGGGTGGGCTGTTAGGGCAAGATGCACAAAGGATAGGGATGTCCCCCAGGGTGTTGTCTCCCCCttacccagcagcagcagcttgacGGTCCTGGCATCCTTCTCAGCATCTTCCTTGAGCTTCTTCTCCAGCTCTCGGGAATGCTTCTCCTCGGCACTGGCCCCGGCTCCCATGCTCAGCCCCGCAGCCCTGCGGTTCACCACTCGCTCCTTGGAGGTCAGCACCAAGATGGGCAGCGAGCTCCAGCTTCCCGCCGCCTCCAGCGCTGGCTCCCGGTGCCCGTCGCCGCCACTGCCAGCACCGTCCGCCCGGTGTGCGACAAGGACGGGGCCAAGGTCCCGGGGGGCCGCCTGCCGGGGGTCTGCGCTCAGCACCCGGGGCTTAAGCTGAGCCCCCCCGATAAAACCCCTTCAATCTGCAGCGGGCTGAGCTCAGCAATCCCGTGGTTCACGGTGTCAGCGCTTCTGCCGGGGGGGGCCCCAACCCGAGCACTCCCCAGCTTTGCCTccaccctggggctggggcagtgaCCCGGTCACcctgggggaaatgggacccCTAcccatctccagctctgctgtggacCTCAGGGGTTTGGAATTGGGGGGTGGGATGGTGTGTGTGCTGAGATCCGGTCACAGCGGATGCGaatgtccccactgtccccctCTCACCCGGTCATACCCCCTGCTCAGGACCAGTGCCCATTGCCCCACCCCAGTAAGCCATGCCAGTGTCCCCACGGGCACTCCCCACAGTGACAGAATGTCAGCCTCAGCCATTGGGAATTTCTGTGGGAtcttttatgaattttctggaattttttctaggatttttgggggaatctTTTGGTGTTCTTTTGGGGATTTCTAAGAgatttttgggagatttttggcaattttaaagggatttttatttttctggggaTTTATGtggacttttttatttttgacagtttttttttccttttgagagattttttaaagggaattcttaaaggtattttttagtaatttttctgGGATatctctgtgggtttttttctggcatgttttgagggatttttagagggattttttttcggACAttattctgggattttggggggaatattggggggatttttttaagttttctggagaattttaaagggattttttagggatatttttttttttgaggacaTTTTTGGGGAATGTTAGGGATTTTAtggatgatttttaaagcaatttttccagaaatcttttgtaaaattttaaaaacttattttttcaaGGGGCTTTTTAGTGATTCTTAAGTGATTTCTCTGGGATATTTCCAGGATTTTAGGgattatttggaatttttctgAGATTGTTTTTGAATTTTTAGTGGATTTTATTAggaatttttggaggatttttaaagatttttttttggagtttaTTTAGGGttttcaggggatttttttgtttttttttttttcagacttttttttggtgatttttaatccatttttctagagattttttttttttttttttaattgtttccaGGACCttttggggagaatttgggattttttttttcggAATTTTCTGGCACCTTTCCCGCAGCAGAGAAAAAATCTTCAAGGTGTTTGGGGAGGATCCTGGCTGCAAGCTGCATGCAGAACACGGTCTTGGTGTTCCTCTCCTCAGGGCTCAGCAAGCTCAGAGGCTCCCTGGACAGCTGAGACATCTGGGACACATCTGGGAACATCTGGAGCcgaaattaaaaaataaaaaaatccccgCGCAATgcccaaaaatccccacaggAATAGCCCCAAAATCGACCCACAATG harbors:
- the GNAT1 gene encoding guanine nucleotide-binding protein G(t) subunit alpha-1 isoform X1, whose amino-acid sequence is MFPDVSQMSQLSREPLSLLSPEERNTKTVFCMQLAARILPKHLEDFFSAAGKAAPRDLGPVLVAHRADGAGSGGDGHREPALEAAGSWSSLPILVLTSKERVVNRRAAGLSMGAGASAEEKHSRELEKKLKEDAEKDARTVKLLLLGAGESGKSTIVKQMKIIHQDGYSLEECLEFIAIIYSNTLQSMLAIVRAMTTLNIQYGDTARQDDARKLLHLSDTIEEGTMPKEMSEIIGRLWKDSGIQACFDRASEYQLNDSAGYYLSDLERLVTPGYVPTEQDVLRSRVKTTGIIETQFSFKDLNFRMFDVGGQRSERKKWIHCFEGVTCIIFIAALSAYDMVLVEDDEVNRMHESLHLFNSICNHRYFATTSIVLFLNKKDVFLEKIKKAHLSICFPDYDGPNTYDDAGNYIKLQFLELNMRRDVKEIYSHMTCATDTENVKFVFDAVTDIIIKENLKDCGLF
- the GNAT1 gene encoding guanine nucleotide-binding protein G(t) subunit alpha-1 isoform X2, with translation MFPDVSQMSQLSREPLSLLSPEERNTKTVFCMQLAARILPKHLEDFFSAAGKAAPRDLGPVLVAHRADGAGSGGDGHREPALEAAGSWSSLPILVLTSKERVVNRRAAGLSMGAGASAEEKHSRELEKKLKEDAEKDARTVKLLLLGESGKSTIVKQMKIIHQDGYSLEECLEFIAIIYSNTLQSMLAIVRAMTTLNIQYGDTARQDDARKLLHLSDTIEEGTMPKEMSEIIGRLWKDSGIQACFDRASEYQLNDSAGYYLSDLERLVTPGYVPTEQDVLRSRVKTTGIIETQFSFKDLNFRMFDVGGQRSERKKWIHCFEGVTCIIFIAALSAYDMVLVEDDEVNRMHESLHLFNSICNHRYFATTSIVLFLNKKDVFLEKIKKAHLSICFPDYDGPNTYDDAGNYIKLQFLELNMRRDVKEIYSHMTCATDTENVKFVFDAVTDIIIKENLKDCGLF